The proteins below come from a single Fusarium verticillioides 7600 chromosome 3, whole genome shotgun sequence genomic window:
- a CDS encoding 50S ribosomal protein L24e, with the protein MRIETCYFCSRPAYPSKGITFVRNDARVFRFCRSKCHKNFKMKRNPRKLKWTKAFRKAAGKEMTVDSTLQFAARRNVPVRYDRDLMAKTLKAMERVSEIRQRRERVFYKKRMAGKRERELALARKLVAENEHLLPRMRGSEKKRLRDLGMTEEEIEEMEPDREKTKAFGGEKKKVAIALEVDEDDDDDEEGDSGMFDDEDDEDEDGDEDDEMDDIDMDAY; encoded by the exons ATGAG AATCGAAACCTGTTACTTTTGCAGTCGCCCTGCTTATCCCAGCAAGGGAATCACCTTTGTGCGAAACGATGCTAGAGTCTTTCGCTTCTGTCGCAGCAAATGTCACAAGAAC ttcaagatgaagcgtAACCCTCGCAAGCTGAAGTGGACAAAGGCTTTCCGCAAGGCCGCCGGCAAGGAGATGACTGTCGACTCAACACTGCAGTTCGCCGCCCGCCGCAACGTTCCCGTTCGCTACGACCGAGacctcatggccaagaccctcaaggctatggagCGTGTGTCCGAGATCCGCCAACGCCGTGAGCGCGTCTTCTACAAGAAGCGCATGGCTGGCAAGCGTGAGCGTGAGCTTGCCCTCGCCCGCAAGCTGGTCGCTGAGAACGAGCACCTCCTGCCCCGCATGCGCGGCAGCGAGAAGAAGCGCTTGCGCGATCTGGGcatgactgaggaggagatcgaggagatggagccTGACCgtgagaagaccaaggcctTCGgcggcgagaagaagaaggtcgcCATTGCGCTCGAggttgacgaagatgacgatgacgatgaggagggcGACAGCGGCAtgttcgacgatgaagacgatgaggacgaggatggtgatgaggacgatgagatggatgatatcgatatgGATGCCTATTGA
- a CDS encoding mitochondrial import inner membrane translocase subunit TIM14, with amino-acid sequence MASVMAIGAGAAVAAFLGRAGLVAWRRSRGGVGAMGKAFYKGGFEPKMTKKEATLILSLNERAVTKDKVRKAHRTLMLLNHPDRGGSPYLATKVNEAKEFLDKNS; translated from the exons ATGGCTTCTGTTATGGCTATaggtgctggtgctgccgTCGCGGCCTTTTTG GGCCGGGCTGGACTTGTCGCATGGAGGCGATCTCGAGGCGGCGTTGGAGCCATGGGCAAGGCCTTCTACAAGGGCGGTTTTGAGCCCAAGAtgaccaagaaggaggctacTCTGATCCTGTCTCTCAA CGAGCGAGCTgtcaccaaggacaaggtccGAAAGGCTCACCGAACTCtcatgcttctcaaccatccCGATCGAGGTGGCAGCCCCTACCTTGCGACCAAAGtcaacgaggccaaggagTTCTTGGACAAGAACAGTTAA
- a CDS encoding ATP-dependent DNA helicase 2 subunit 2 — MAEKEATVFILDLGSTMAQTHSGRSESDLEYSMQYVWDKIIDIVAANRKTLCVGVLGLRTDETDNKLQDDDGYENIAVLQELGPMTMSSLRNLQSLVKPSNTWSGDAVSAIVLAVDMIDTFTKKLKWTRKIFLVTDGQGPMDTDDLGDISKKMNDSNIQLTVLGVDFDDSEYGFKEEDKPSTKKENEQALRSLVNDCQDGVIANITEAIDELDTPRIKAVKPYKTYDGPLTLGDPEKFPAALNINVERYFKTKLARPLTASTVVVKSEGAPDSGPTQVDADNMEGIEFSAVKQARSYKVNDPDAPGGKRDVEFDDLAKGYEYGRTAVHISESEYNITKLDTQKSFSIVGFIPCSKYEPFLNLGETCVTVARKFDAKSALALSSLVWALSELESYAIARIVTKDGKDPLLVLLAPGVEPDMECLYDIPLPFAEDIRSYQFPPLDKVITVTGQTLTTHRLLPTDELRDAMSDYVDAMDLSTYGLDDKGETDEYVSIDETFNPTVHRVNHAVKSRALHPDRPVPDVPSILLRFSHPTEDLIETVQRKVDALIEAADVKKVPPKAKGKRGRETVKPISGLDVDALLGEEEKGDISLDNAVPEFKQMLAATEELSQIEEAAKQMGAIISTFVTESFGDAKYQRALECLGVMREELINLEEPGLYNTFMQDMKKQLISGALGGDRRDFWFKVRWGRLGLIDKQQSEVSDVSQEDADEFYKLK; from the exons atggctgagaaggaagCGACCGTTTTCATATTGGACCTTGGGTCGACTATGGCCCAAACTCACAGTGGAAGATCAGAATCTGATCTAGAATACAGTATGCAATACGTATGGGACAAAATCATAGACATCGTGGCAGCAAACAGGAAAACGCTATGCGTTGGCGTGTTGGGCCTGAGGACAGATGAGACTGACAACAAGCTACAAGACGATGATGGGTATGAGAACATCGCAGTATTGCAGGAGCTGGGACCGATGACAATGTCTTCTCTGAGGAATCTTCAATCACTTGTCAAGCCGAGCAATACGTGGtctggagatgctgtttcAGCCATtgtgttggctgttgatatgaTCGATACATTCacaaagaagctcaagtggACCAGAAaaatcttcttggtcacgGACGGCCAAGGTCCAATGGATACGGATGACTTGGGTGACATTTCTAAGAAGATGAATGATTCCAACATCCAGCTCACTGTCCT GGGAGTAGACTTTGATGACTCGGAATATGGCTTCAAGGAAGAGGATAAGCCGAGCACAAAG AAAGAGAATGAGCAAGCATTGAGATCGCTTGTCAATGACTGTCAAGATGGAGTTATTGCGAACATTACAGAGGCCATCGATGAGTTAGATACCCCACGAATCAAGGCAGTGAAGCCTTACAAGACTTATGATGGTCCTCTTACCCTCGGAGACCCCGAAAAATTTCCTGCCGCGTTGAACATCAACGTGGAAAGATATTTCAAGACGAAGCTGGCGCGACCTTTGACTGCAAGCACAGTCGTTGTCAAGTCAGAAGGTGCACCGGATTCTGGACCCACGCAAGTTGATGCTGACAATATGGAGGGAATTGAGTTCTCTGCTGTGAAGCAAGCTCGTTCTTACAAAGTCAATGACCCAGATGCACCAGGAGGAAAACGAGacgttgagtttgatgatcttgccaagGGCTATGAATATGGCCGAACTGCAGTGCATATCAGCGAGTCGGaatacaacatcaccaagcttgataCACAAAAGAGCTTTTCAATCGTTGGCTTCATTCCATGCTCCAAG TACGAGCCTTTCCTTAACCTCGGCGAGACTTGCGTGACAGTCGCGCGTAAGTTCGACGCCAAATCTGCTCTGGCCCTTTCGTCCCTTGTATGGGCCCTCTCGGAGCTTGAGTCTTATGCAATCGCCCGAATTGTGaccaaagatggcaaagaccCATTGTTGGTATTGCTCGCACCTGGCGTGGAGCCAGACATGGAATGCTTGTACGATATTCCGCTACCATTTGCAGAAGACATCCGAAGCTACCAGTTTCCTCCTTTGGACAAGGTGATCACGGTTACTGGCCAGACCCTTACAACACACAGGCTATTGCCCACAGATGAGCTACGCGATGCGATGAGCGACTATGTCGATGCAATGGACCTGTCGACATACGGATTAGATGACAAGGG CGAAACAGATGAATATGTCTCCATTGACGAGACTTTCAACCCTACAGTTCACAGGGTAAACCATGCTGTGAAATCACGAGCACTGCACCCAGACAGACCAGTCCCAGATGTTCCTTCCATTTTGTTGCGATTTTCTCACCCGACTGAAGATCTGATTGAAACAGTTCAGAGGAAGGTGGATGCTCTTATTGAAGCAGCAGATGTCAAGAAAG TTCCGCCCAAGGCCAAAGGAAAACGTGGCCGAGAAACCGTCAAACCCATTTCTGGTCTCGATGTGGATGCTCTACtgggcgaagaggagaagggcgaCATTAGCCTTGATAACGCAGTACCCGAGTTCAAGCAGATGCTTGCTGCAACTGAGGAGCTTTCTCAAATCGAAGAGGCAGCAAAACAGATGGGCGCAATCATCTCTACGTTTGTCACGGAGAGCTTCGGCGATGCCAAATATCAACGTGCTCTTGAATGTCTTGGCGTCATGAGGGAGGaactcatcaacctcgaagaaCCAGGCCTGTACAACACTTTCATGCAagacatgaagaagcagctAATCTCCGGAGCACTTGGAGGCGACAGACGAGACTTCTGGTTTAAGGTCCGATGGGGTCGTCTTGGCCTCATTGATAAGCAGCAGTCAGAGGTGTCCGATGTGTCacaagaagatgcagacgAG TTCTACAAATTAAAGTAA
- a CDS encoding 4-nitrophenyl phosphatase — translation MASSPKFISGDAAAVSEFIDKFDVFLLDCDGVLWSGDHVYEGVPETIKYLRSKGKRTVFVTNNSTKSRDEYLNKLTNLGIPSEKDDVFGSSYSAAIYISRILKLPENKRKVFIIGEAGIEHELDSEGVPHIGGTDEAFRRDITNDDFKGIADGSLLDPEVGVVLCGLDYHVNYLKYAHAMHYIKRGAIFLATNVDSTLPMHHDFFLGAGSCHIPVVHATGKQPLALGKPSQAMMDAVEGKFQLDRSRTCMVGDRLNTDIKFGIEGRLGGTLHVLTGVNKKEDWEKADAIAVPSHYADKFSDLRLAEKQ, via the exons ATGGCATCGTCACCAAAGTTCATCAGCggagatgctgctgctgttaGCGAGTTCATCGACAAATTCGAC GTCTTCCTGCTTGATTGCGATG GTGTCCTATGGTCTGGTGATCATGTGTATGAAGGAGTCCCTGAGACCATCAAATATCTAAGATCAAAGG GAAAGAGAACAGTTTTCGTGACGAACAACTCAACAAAGTCTCGTGATGAATACCTAAATAAACTCACCAACCTTGGTATCCCTagtgagaaggatgatgtgTTCGGTTCAAGCTACTCTGCTGCGATCTACATCTCACGCATCTTGAAGCTACCCGAGAACAAGCGCAAGGTCTTCATTATCGGAGAAGCTGGGATCGAGCACGAACTTGATTCTGAAGGTGTTCCTCATATCGGAGGCACAGATGAAGCGTTCCGACGAGACATCACAAATGACGATTTCAAGGGTATTGCTGATGGCTCACTACTTGACCCCGAGGTCGGAGTAGTTCTCTGCGGTCTTGATTATCACGTAAACTACCTAAAGTATGCCCATGCCATGCACTACATCAAGCGGGGAGCTATCTTCCTTGCTACCAACGTCGACTCAACCTTGCCGATGCACCACGATTTCTTCCTCGGAGCTGGATCCTGCCATATTCCTGTGGTTCACGCCACAGGAAAGCAACCCCTGGCCCTCGGTAAGCCTAGTCAAGCTATGATGGACGCTGTTGAGGGCAAGTTCCAGCTCGATCGCTCTCGAACTTGTATGGTTGGTGACCGACTCAACACTGATATTAAGTTCGGCATCGAGGGACGACTAGGTGGAACCCTGCATGTCCTGACTGGtgtgaacaagaaggaagactGGGAGAAGGCCGATGCCATTGCTGTGCCCTCTCATTACGCTGACAAGTTCAGCGATCTTAGACTGGCAGAGAAGCAGTAG
- a CDS encoding DNA topoisomerase III, which translates to MRVLCVAEKPSISKAVATHLSGGRIETNNTRNKYIKNYSFDFDFGRQLGNCSVTMTCVTGHLTNVDFTPAHKNWYQPPPESLFTAPIVTTISEDKKTIAQNLESQARYAQALVIWTDCDREGEHIGNEIVEAARKGKPGIQVLRARFSNVERAHVISAAKNLATLDERQVHAVSARIELDLRIGYAFTRFLTNNLRPLGGPMEKLTLSYGSCQFPTLGFVVDRYFRVKNFVPEPFWSIKLMHTRDGKKVDFIWLRNRLFDRMSTVILYERCLAAKTATVTKVQQKPTRKFKPLPLTTVELQKAATRLLQMSGQQAMTIAEGLYNKGFISYPRTETDRFDKGMNLRALVEKQTSDQRWGPFAQNLASGAFKQPREGRHDDKAHPPIHPITYASPSVLSRDEARLYEYVARRFLACCSDDAHGMATDVELEFGEERFNAHGVIVLERNYLDVFIYEKWNNTVELPKFTEGERFQPTEAMMTEGKTTAPGYLTEADLIALMDANGIGTDATMAEHIQKIQDREYVATISRSGPTSADDEDADTSTSTRGRGRGRGGRGARGGRGGSSSSGGRGGLKVFVPTQLGVALILGFDRMNFETSLGKPFLRKEMEIKMKAICEGRTNKEVVLRESLAQYKQVFEQSQQKLGVLRTACREFVFGS; encoded by the exons ATGAGAGTCCTTTGTGTGGCTGAGAAGCCCTCTATATCCAAAGCTGTGGCTACACATCTCTCTGGGGGTCGTATTGAAACG AACAATACAAGAAACAAATACATCAAGAACTACTCGTTCGATTTCGACTTTGGTCGTCAATTGGGTAATTGCTCCGTTACCATGACATGTGTCACTGGACACTTAACCAACGTCGACTTTACTCCAGCTCACAAAAACTGGTATCAGCCACCTCCAGAGTCATTGTTCACCGCCCCTATTGTCACCACCATCAGCGAA gacaagaagacaatTGCCCAGAATTTAGAATCCCAAGCAAGATATGCCCAAGCTCTGGTGATCTGGACAGATTGTGATCGTGAAGGAGAACACATCGGTAATGAAATCGTGGAAGCCGCACGAAAGGGTAAACCTGGTATCCAGGTTTTACGAGCAAGGTTCAGCAATGTCGAGCGAGC TCATGTTAtctcagcagccaagaacctTGCGACTTTGGATGAGAGGCAGGTCCATGCTGTATCTGCAAGAATCGAGCTGGATCTTCGTATTGGATATGCATTCACCCGTTTTCTCACAAACAACTTACGGCCTCTTGGGGGACCTATGGAGAAGCTGACTCTGAGTTATG GATCATGCCAGTTCCCAACCCTTGGGTTTGTCGTGGATCGTTACTTTCGTGTGAAAAACTTTGTTCCTGAGCCGTTCTGGAGCATAAAACTAATGCACACCCGAGACGGTAAAAAAGTCGATTTCATCTGGCTACGGAACAGGCTGTTCGATCGAATGTCCACAGTGATTCTCTATGAGAGATGCCTTGCAGCCAAAACAGCGACAGTGACCAAAGTTCAGCAGAAACCAACTCGAAAGTTCAAACCATTGCCTCTGACAACCGTTGAACTACAAAAGGCTGCGACGAGGTTACTCCAGATGAGCGGACAGCAGGCCATGACCATTGCTGAAGGTCTATATAACAAAGGGTTCATCAGCTACCCCCGAACGGAAACAGACCGGTTCGATAAAGGGATGAATCTCCGTGCTCTAGTTGAGAAGCAAACCAGCGATCAGAGATGGGGCCCATTTGCACAGAATCTCGCCAGTGGTGCTTTCAAACAACCAAGAGAGGGACGACATGACGACAAAGCACATCCTCCTATTCACCCTATCACATATGCCTCGCCTTCCGTCCTAAGTCGCGACGAGGCTCGTTTATATGAGTATGTCGCTCGCAGATTTCTTGCTTGCTGCTCAGATGATGCCCACGGTATGGCGACTGATGTTGAGCTCGAATTTGGAGAGGAGCGTTTTAATGCTCATGGAGTCATTGTACTAGAGAGAAACTACCTTGACGTGTTCATTTACGAAAAATGGAATAACACAGTGGAACTTCCGAAGTTCACAGAAGGTGAGCGCTTTCAGCCAACGGAGGCTATGATGACGGAAGGGAAGACCACAGCGCCTGGTTACCTGACGGAAGCCGATTTGATCGCTCTCATGGATGCCAATGGGATCGGCACAGATGCTACCATGGCCGAGCATATCCAGAAGATCCAGGACAGGGAATATGTCGCTACGATCAGCCGATCAGGTCCAACATCggcagatgatgaggatgcggACACAAGTACGTCCACAAGAGGTCGTGGACGTGGACGTGGCGGTCGAGGTGCCAGAGGTGGACGCGGtggttcatcatcatctggtGGCCGAGGCGGCTTGAAAGTCTTTGTCCCCACACAGCTTGGAGTGGCTCTAATCCTAGGCTTTGATCGAATGAACTTCGAAACCAGCCTTGGTAAACCATTCCTCCGGAAGGAGATGGAAATAAAGATGAAAGCTATCTGCGAAGGTCGAACGAACAAGGAAGTCGTCTTACGGGAAAGCCTCGCTCAGTACAAGCAAGTATTCGAGCAGTCCCAACAGAAATTAGGAGTCCTACGAACG GCATGCCGCGAGTTTGTCTTTGGTTCGTGA